The following are from one region of the Rattus rattus isolate New Zealand chromosome 13, Rrattus_CSIRO_v1, whole genome shotgun sequence genome:
- the Hand2 gene encoding heart- and neural crest derivatives-expressed protein 2 translates to MSLVGGFPHHPVVHHEGYPFAAAAAAAAAAAASRCSHEENPYFHGWLIGHPEMSPPDYSMALSYSPEYASGAAGLDHSHYGGVPPGAGPPGLGGPRPVKRRGTANRKERRRTQSINSAFAELRECIPNVPADTKLSKIKTLRLATSYIAYLMDLLAKDDQNGEAEAFKAEIKKTDVKEEKRKKELNEILKSTVSSNDKKTKGRTGWPQHVWALELKQ, encoded by the exons ATGAGTCTGGTGGGGGGCTTTCCCCACCACCCCGTGGTGCACCATGAGGGCTACCCGTTCGCCGCAGCCGcagccgccgctgctgctgccgccgccagCCGCTGCAGTCACGAGGAGAACCCCTATTTCCACGGCTGGCTTATTGGCCACCCGGAGATGTCGCCCCCCGACTACAGCATGGCCCTGTCCTACAGTCCCGAGTACGCCAGCGGTGCCGCGGGCCTGGACCACTCCCATTATGGGGGAGTGCCGCCCGGTGCCGGGCCTCCCGGCCTGGGGGGGCCGCGCCCGGTGAAGCGCCGGGGCACCGCCAACCGCAAGGAGCGGCGCAGGACTCAGAGCATCAACAGCGCCTTCGCCGAGCTGCGCGAGTGCATCCCCAACGTGCCCGCCGACACCAAACTCTCCAAAATCAAGACACTGCGCCTGGCCACCAGCTACATCGCCTACCTCATGGATCTGCTGGCCAAGGACGACCAGAACGGAGAGGCGGAGGCCTTCAAGGCGGAGATCAAGAAGACCGACgtgaaagaggagaagaggaagaaagagttg AAtgaaatcttgaaaagtacagtGAGCAGCAACGACAAGAAAACCAAAGGCCGGACAGGCTGGCCACAGCACGTCTGGGCCCTGGAGCTCAAGCAGTGA